From the genome of Desulfobaculum xiamenense:
GGTGCGCAGTTCGCGCAGGAAGTCGTAGGTCTCCGGGAGGTTCTCGCAGTTGGTGCCTTCGCGCTCGTAGAGGTAGGGCACGGCGTCGAGGCGCAGGCCATCCACGCCGAGCTTGAACCAGTAGTCCACCACCCGCGTCATGGTCTTGCGCACGGCGGGGTTGTCGAAATTGAGGTCCGGCTGGTGGGAGTAGAAGCGGTGCCAGTAGTAGGCCCCAGCCACGTCGTCCCAGGTCCAGTTGGAGTTCTCGAAGTCCTGGAAGATGATGCGGGCTTCCTCGTAGCGGCGGTGGGTGTCGCTCCAGACGTAGAAGTCCCGCGCGGCGGTGCCGGGCTTGGCGCGGCGTGCCTGCTGGAACCACGGGTGCGCGTCCGAGGTGTGGTTGAGGACCAGTTCGGTGATGACCTTGAGCCCGCGGGCGTGGGCCTCGCGCAGGAAGGTGCGGAAGTCGCGCATGGTGCCGTAGGCGGGGTGCACGTCGCGGTAGTCGGCGGTGTCGTAGCCGTCGTCCTTGAGGGGCGAGGGGAAGAAGGGCAGAAGCCAGATGGCGGTGACGCCGAGGTCCTGCAGATAGTCGAGCTTTTCGGTGAGGCCGCGAAAGTCGCCCACGCCGTCGCCGTCGCTATCGTGAAAGGCCCGGACGTGGACCTCGTAGATCACGGCGTCCTTGTACCAGAGGGGGTTCGCGCCGTTCCCGGATGCCTGCCGCCTGCGTGCCATGCTCGCCGCTCCTGCAATGTGTCGGTATTTCGAGGATTGTGTCCAGCATACCCAATCGGGGCGCTATCGCCAACCCTTGGCGGAAAATGACGGCGGTGCGGGCCGTTGGCGCGCGATGACGATGGTGGGCGTCTTTTTTCCGGTTTTCATGCGCAAAAGGCCCCCCGCTGCGTGGCGCAGCGGGGGGCCGTCGTGTCAGAGTCTTTCGGCGTTGCCGGACGTCTATTCGACGTGGATGGCGAAGCCCTTGAGGTAGCGTCCCTCGGGGAAGGAGAGCCGGACCGGATGGTCCGGGGCCTGCCCGATGCGGTGGATGATGCTGGCCTGTCTGCCCGCGTCGAGGGCCGCTCCGGCGACGACCTTCTGGAACAGGTCGTCGTCCATGAGGCCCGAGCAGGAGTAGGTGAACAGCGTGCCGCCGGGGCGCAGGATCTGGAAGGCGAGAAGGTTGATATCCTTGTAGCCTCGGCAGGCGCGGTCGAGGGCCTGTTTGGAGTCCACGAACTTCGGCGGGTCGAGCACGATGAGGTCGAAGGTGCGGCCTTCGTCGCGGAAGGCGCGCAGCGCCTTGAACACGTCGGCCTCCATGAATTGGACGCGGTCCATGTCGAGTCCGTTGGCCCGGACGTTGGCGCGGGCCATGTCCAGCGCGGGGCCGGAGGTGTCGATGTTGAGCACGTGGGCCGCTCCGCCGGCCAGCGCCCACACGCCGAAACCGCCGGTGTAGCAGAAGCAGTTGAGCACCTCGCGTCCGCGCGCGTAGGCCCCGACGAGGCGGCGGTTGTCACGCTGGTCGAGGTAGAAGCCGGTCTTGTGGCCGTTTCGCACGTCCACGCGGAAGGTCACGCCGAGTTCGTCGATGTCGATGGTCTCCGGCGGCTCCTCGCCCCACAAGAGGCGCGAGAAGACGGGCAGGCCTTCCTTGATGCGCACATCGGCGTCGGAGCGCTCGTACACGCCGCGCAGGCCGGGCATGGCATGGGTCAGCGCGGCGACGATGGTGTCCTTGTGGTATTCGGGACCGGCGGCGAGGAACTGGCAGATGGCGAAGTCACCGTAGCGGTCCACGATGAGGCCGGGCAGGCCGTCGTTCTCGGCGTTGACCACGCGGCAGGCCCGAAGCGGAATGTCGCTGCCATGGGCGCGGCGCAGGGCCAGCGCGGCGTCGATGCGCGCGCGGAAGAATTCGGGACCGATGACGTCCGTGCGCTCGAAGCTCCAGATACGGCAGCGGATCTGCGAGTGGGGCGACCACGCGCCGAAGCCGAGGAACGAGCCGTCGGCGGACTGCACGGAAATGGTCTCGCCCGGTGCGGCCTCGCCCGAAACGGAGTCCACGGCGCCGGAAAAGACCCACGGATGACGGCGCAGGAGAGACTTCTCCTTGCCCTTCTTCAGGATGATTTTGATCATGACGATTGTGTATCACATGGCGGTTGAATGTTCACGGCCCGGATGCGGCGCGGACAGGCCCCCTACCACCCAGGCAGGGATGGCGCAAGGCGCTGGCCGCGTTCAGGCGTAGGTCGTTCCGGTGGCGATGATGGCCACCGGGCCGTCGATGCGGGCGCTTTCTGGCGAGCCTGCGGCGTTGGGGCGGATGGTGGCGGCGATGTGGCTGCCGCTGGGCTGGCGTACGGAGACGGTGCCCGCATGGCCGTTGGCGGCCATGAGCAGTGCCAGCGCCACCGTGCCGGAGCCACAGGCGGTTTCGTAGTAGGTGGTGTCTGTCTCGCGGACCCAGACCACCGGGCGGATGGATGCGCCGTCCTTCTCGCGGGAGTACCAGATGCAGCCTGCGGCCTCGCACTGGGTGAGGCCGAGGTCGGCGCGGATGGTGGCGGCGTAGGCCGCGTAATTTTCCGGAAAGGGCGAGGAGGCCTCGTCGAGGAGCACGTGGGTGATGCCGTCCAGCCGGGCGACATGGATGCCCAAGGCATGGCGCGAGAGACCCGCCGCAGGCAGCGGAATGTCGATGCCCGCCGTGGGGTTCCCGCCGATGCGCGCGTACACGTCGAGGGGCGAGTCCGCGCCGGAGACCTCGATGCGCCCCGTGTG
Proteins encoded in this window:
- a CDS encoding class I SAM-dependent rRNA methyltransferase translates to MIKIILKKGKEKSLLRRHPWVFSGAVDSVSGEAAPGETISVQSADGSFLGFGAWSPHSQIRCRIWSFERTDVIGPEFFRARIDAALALRRAHGSDIPLRACRVVNAENDGLPGLIVDRYGDFAICQFLAAGPEYHKDTIVAALTHAMPGLRGVYERSDADVRIKEGLPVFSRLLWGEEPPETIDIDELGVTFRVDVRNGHKTGFYLDQRDNRRLVGAYARGREVLNCFCYTGGFGVWALAGGAAHVLNIDTSGPALDMARANVRANGLDMDRVQFMEADVFKALRAFRDEGRTFDLIVLDPPKFVDSKQALDRACRGYKDINLLAFQILRPGGTLFTYSCSGLMDDDLFQKVVAGAALDAGRQASIIHRIGQAPDHPVRLSFPEGRYLKGFAIHVE